One segment of Castanea sativa cultivar Marrone di Chiusa Pesio chromosome 3, ASM4071231v1 DNA contains the following:
- the LOC142629738 gene encoding glutamate decarboxylase 4-like, protein MVLSRPASESDLSVLSTSASRYVRDSLPRYKMPESSIPKEAAYQIIHDELLLDCKPKLNLASFVTTLMEPECDKLVMESINKNYVDMDEYPVTTELHNRCVNMIARLFHTPLGESEDAIGVGTVGSSEAIMLAGLAFKRKWQNRRKAEGKPFDKPNIVTGANVQVCWEKFARYFEVELKEVNVREGYYVMDPVKAVEMVDENTICVAAILGSTYNGEFEDVKLLNDLLLEKNKQTGWDTPIHVDAASGGFIAPFIYPELEWDFRLPLVKSINVSGHKYGLVYAGIGWNIWRSKDDLPEELIFHIKYLGAEQSTFTLNFSKGSSQIIAQYYQLIRLGQEGYKNIMENCHENAMVLKEGLEKTGRFEILSKDDGVPVVAFSLKNKKAGHDEFVVSEMLRRFGWIVPAYPMPAGAQHVIVLRVVIRAEFSRTLAERLVHDITTVLHELDKLPPKVSSEVEENGDNGVVSKRKSDLETQREVTTHWKNYVIAQKEIKRQKVMAS, encoded by the exons atggtgctctcaaggcCAGCTTCTGAGTCTGATCTCTCAGTGCTTTCAACCTCTGCCTCTCGCTATGTCCGGGATTCACTCCCTAG GTATAAGATGCCTGAGAGCTCGATACCGAAGGAGGCTGCTTACCAAATCATACACGATGAGTTGCTGCTTGATTGTAAGCCAAAGTTGAACTTGGCTTCCTTTGTCACCACATTGATGGAGCCCGAGTGTGACAAACTAGTCATGGAGTCCATCAACAAGAATTATGTCGACATGGATGAGTACCCTGTTACCACTGAACTTCAT AATCGATGCGTGAACATGATAGCACGTTTATTTCATACTCCATTAGGAGAGTCTGAGGATGCGATTGGAGTGGGAACTGTAGGATCATCTGAAGCTATAATGCTAGCTGGCCTTGCATTCAAGAGGAAATGGCAAAATAGGAGGAAGGCGGAAGGAAAACCCTTTGACAAGCCCAACATTGTCACAGGTGCCAATGTTCAG GTATGCTGGGAGAAATTTGCTAGGTACTTCGAGGTGGAGCTGAAGGAAGTGAATGTGAGGGAAGGATACTATGTAATGGACCCTGTCAAAGCTGTTGAAATGGTGGATGAAAACACCATATGCGTTGCTGCTATCTTGGGCTCTACTTACAATGGAGAATTTGAAGATGTCAAGCTCTTGAATGATCTCTTGCTAGAAAAGAACAAGCAAACTGG ATGGGATACTCCAATTCATGTTGATGCGGCCAGTGGTGGATTTATTGCACCATTCATTTATCCAGAGCTCGAATGGGATTTCCGACTTCCACTAGTGAAGAGCATCAATGTTAGTGGCCATAAGTATGGGCTTGTTTATGCTGGAATTGGGTGGAATATTTGGAGAAGCAAAGATGACCTCCCTGAAGAACTCATCTTCCACATTAAGTACCTTGGAGCTGAGCAGTCCACCTTTACCCTCAATTTCTCTAAAG GTTCAAGTCAAATTATTGCCCAGTATTATCAACTAATCCGCTTAGGCCAGGAG GGGTACAAGAATATCATGGAAAATTGTCACGAGAATGCAATGGTGCTAAAGGAAGGATTAGAGAAGACTGGACGCTTTGAGATTTTGTCCAAGGATGATGGAGTTCCAGTGGTGGCATTTTCTctcaagaacaagaaagcaGGTCACGATGAGTTTGTGGTATCCGAAATGTTACGAAGGTTTGGTTGGATTGTGCCTGCATATCCCATGCCCGCAGGTGCTCAGCATGTGATTGTGCTCCGTGTTGTGATTAGAGCCGAGTTCTCACGCACCCTTGCTGAGCGTCTTGTGCATGACATCACTACGGTTCTCCATGAGCTTGACAAATTGCCCCCAAAAGTTAGTAGTGAAGTTGAAGAGAATGGAGACAATGGTGTTGTGTCCAAGAGAAAGAGTGACTTAGAAACACAAAGAGAAGTCACTACTCATTGGAAGAACTATGTTATTGCTCAGAAAGAAATCAAGAGGCAAAAGGTCATGGCCTCCTGA